A single genomic interval of Heteronotia binoei isolate CCM8104 ecotype False Entrance Well chromosome 11, APGP_CSIRO_Hbin_v1, whole genome shotgun sequence harbors:
- the LOC132578984 gene encoding BTB/POZ domain-containing protein KCTD8-like, with protein sequence MEVTKLRLFFLPVVAVNTAEIIPLIDLECAPIATVGGTPLFNVPVATQDPAQIPKPPWDFSTAGFCEPDLPLPPPPEKIPPSEAGSFGSLPWPEVPDECVPLRPNTLDLLKPLRKLEEVKQMGERRNRGNTNVKENGLENCPGVPRISEERKALQSELGKCIEDFRKIKIPASFPNKKRQWQNELLKKYQL encoded by the coding sequence ATGGAGGTTACTAAGCTGCGTCTCTTCTTCCTTCCAGTGGTTGCAGTGAACACAGCAGAGATCATCCCGCTGATAGACCTAGAATGTGCGCCTATAGCCACTGTGGGGGGTACCCCCCTCTTCAATGTGCCAGTGGCAACACAAGACCCAGCTCAAATCCCAAAGCCCCCCTGGGATTTTTCCACAGCTGGCTTCTGTGAACCAGATCTGCCTCTGCCCCCTCCACCTGAAAAAATCCCCCCTTCAGAAGCAGGATCCTTTGGGTCCCTGCCATGGCCGGAAGTCCCCGATGAATGTGTCCCACTGCGGCCCAACACCCTGGACCTCTTAAAGCCACTCCGAAAGCTGGAAGAGGTGAAGCAGATGGGAGAGCGAAGGAACCGTGGCAACACCAATGTCAAGGAAAATGGACTAGAGAACTGCCCAGGTGTGCCACGCATCAGTGAGGAGAGGAAGGCACTCCAGTCTGAGCtgggaaagtgcattgaagaCTTCCGGAAAATCAAGATCCCTGCCTCTTTCCCCAACAAGAAGCGGCAGTGGCAAAATGAACTTCTGAAAAAATACCAGCTCTGA